A single genomic interval of Patescibacteria group bacterium harbors:
- a CDS encoding AAA family ATPase yields MEFIICPTCNGEGSFGGKLCRTCNGRGIYAWSGGYLIYSKKVLDREEILIDRIRKILHCVGRFLLITFGIIGILSLLKALWDIQKGGWSYFILSKEVLFLLFWISIITDAYLVYSIERTNEEKQKISPKTKRKSEWLPFAWPEISVLSHSLKIEVVESLSGEARILMEKAWVLACRLGHEKIEPIHLFLASLQVPNVALVINRLGLNWDALKERVSSVLSKISINKKKREIYYSLEAKKVLINAYDLAGQKKSKSLSSLDILESLASFEGPIKEILYDLEIGITEIKNVCLWIKIYEDLRHEHGYFFSQARLKPKGSINRAYTATATPYLDAYGEDLTLLARNGYLSVCIDREQETEGIFRIFESGRQSIVLVSPPGVGKTTIIHGIARRMVTEDVPPFLQDKRLVSISIPALISGASQPGEIEERIQIIMSEIARSRNIILFIKDIHNMSGVQTTKGELDIAEILANALKNKLFLVIATSTPNEYKRLIETKSLGQVLEKIEISEPDKNTTIQILEANMAVTEGRERVYFSYGALNQAIDLSVRYLNERYLPEKAINLLQEVAIFVKNVKGERAIVQGEDVAELISQKTKIPIAKITEKETEKLLHMEELIHKRLIDQNEAVGMVATALRRARTELRSMKKPIVNLLFLGPTGVGKTELAKTVAAVYFGDENKMIRLDMSEYQEKDSINRLIGIPGGEKGGQLTESIRANPSAILLLDEIEKAHPDILNVFLQVMDDGRLTDALGKTIDFTNVILIGTSNAGTDFIQEEIRKGTSVQTIQEVLIREKLKPFFRPEFLNRFDGVIVFKPLGIEEVRQIAKLTLNKLASQLEQKGIALKVTEDAVNELAQAGFDPIFGARPLQRVIQTKVNDALAQFLLTGKLGRRDVVVLDKGGEIRVEKAVSI; encoded by the coding sequence ATGGAATTTATTATTTGTCCAACTTGCAATGGAGAAGGATCGTTCGGCGGTAAATTGTGCCGAACTTGCAATGGCCGCGGCATATATGCCTGGTCGGGCGGATATTTGATTTATTCCAAAAAAGTTTTAGACAGAGAAGAAATATTAATAGACAGAATCAGGAAAATTTTGCATTGCGTAGGCAGATTTTTATTGATCACTTTCGGTATTATAGGAATATTGTCTTTATTAAAAGCACTTTGGGACATACAGAAAGGAGGATGGTCATATTTTATTTTATCTAAAGAAGTTTTATTTTTACTTTTTTGGATATCAATTATCACTGATGCTTATCTTGTTTATTCCATAGAACGCACTAACGAAGAAAAACAAAAAATTTCTCCGAAAACAAAAAGAAAATCAGAATGGCTGCCATTTGCTTGGCCGGAAATCAGCGTTTTGTCGCATAGTTTAAAAATAGAAGTTGTTGAGTCTCTTTCCGGTGAAGCAAGAATTTTAATGGAAAAAGCGTGGGTATTAGCTTGCCGACTCGGTCATGAAAAAATAGAACCGATTCATCTTTTTCTCGCTTCTTTGCAAGTTCCAAACGTTGCCCTGGTGATTAATCGTTTGGGATTAAATTGGGATGCTTTGAAAGAAAGAGTGAGCAGTGTTTTATCAAAAATTTCTATTAATAAAAAGAAAAGAGAAATTTATTATTCTTTGGAAGCGAAAAAAGTTTTGATTAATGCTTATGATTTGGCCGGTCAAAAAAAGTCCAAATCATTAAGTTCTCTTGATATTTTGGAATCATTGGCGAGTTTTGAAGGACCGATTAAAGAAATTCTTTATGATTTGGAAATAGGAATTACTGAAATAAAAAATGTTTGTCTTTGGATTAAAATTTACGAAGATTTAAGACACGAACATGGTTATTTTTTCTCTCAGGCTCGTTTAAAACCAAAGGGATCCATTAATAGGGCCTATACAGCCACGGCGACGCCTTATCTTGACGCTTATGGCGAAGATTTGACTCTTCTAGCCAGAAACGGTTATTTAAGCGTTTGCATAGATCGAGAGCAGGAAACTGAAGGGATATTCAGGATTTTTGAAAGCGGCCGACAGAGCATAGTTTTAGTCAGTCCACCAGGTGTCGGAAAAACAACAATTATTCACGGAATTGCCCGAAGAATGGTTACCGAAGACGTACCGCCATTTTTACAAGATAAAAGACTAGTAAGTATCAGTATCCCGGCTTTAATTTCAGGAGCTTCTCAACCAGGGGAAATTGAAGAGAGAATTCAAATTATTATGAGTGAAATTGCCAGATCAAGAAATATTATTCTCTTCATCAAAGATATCCACAATATGAGTGGTGTTCAAACGACAAAAGGCGAACTTGATATCGCGGAAATTTTAGCCAATGCTTTAAAAAATAAATTATTTTTGGTTATTGCCACCTCCACGCCCAATGAATATAAGCGGCTTATTGAAACCAAATCTTTGGGTCAAGTTCTTGAAAAAATAGAAATTTCCGAGCCTGATAAAAATACAACCATTCAAATTTTGGAAGCCAATATGGCCGTGACAGAAGGCAGAGAAAGAGTTTATTTTTCATACGGCGCATTAAATCAGGCAATTGATTTATCAGTACGTTATTTGAACGAACGTTATTTGCCGGAAAAAGCCATCAATCTTTTGCAGGAAGTGGCGATTTTCGTAAAAAATGTAAAAGGAGAAAGAGCTATTGTTCAAGGAGAAGATGTGGCCGAACTCATTTCTCAAAAAACCAAAATACCGATTGCAAAAATTACGGAAAAAGAAACGGAGAAATTACTTCACATGGAAGAGTTGATTCATAAACGGCTTATTGATCAAAATGAAGCAGTGGGTATGGTGGCAACGGCTTTGCGTCGGGCAAGAACAGAACTTCGCAGTATGAAAAAGCCGATTGTTAATTTATTATTTTTGGGTCCGACCGGTGTTGGTAAAACGGAATTGGCCAAGACGGTAGCGGCTGTTTATTTCGGCGATGAAAATAAAATGATCAGGCTTGATATGAGTGAATACCAAGAAAAAGACAGTATTAATCGTTTAATCGGTATACCGGGAGGAGAAAAAGGAGGCCAGCTTACCGAAAGTATCAGAGCAAACCCGTCAGCGATTCTTTTGCTTGATGAAATTGAAAAAGCCCATCCGGATATTTTAAATGTTTTCTTGCAGGTTATGGATGATGGCCGTTTGACCGACGCTTTGGGTAAAACCATCGATTTTACAAATGTAATTTTAATCGGAACATCCAATGCCGGAACTGATTTTATTCAGGAAGAAATACGCAAGGGCACCTCGGTTCAAACCATTCAGGAAGTTTTAATCAGAGAAAAATTAAAACCGTTTTTCAGGCCTGAATTTTTAAATCGTTTTGACGGAGTTATTGTTTTTAAACCATTAGGCATAGAAGAAGTCAGACAGATTGCCAAATTAACACTGAATAAATTGGCTAGTCAATTGGAGCAAAAAGGTATTGCTCTAAAAGTTACCGAGGATGCGGTTAATGAATTGGCTCAAGCCGGTTTTGATCCGATTTTTGGCGCTCGTCCGCTTCAGAGAGTTATTCAAACAAAAGTTAATGATGCTTTGGCGCAATTTTTATTGACCGGTAAACTTGGACGAAGAGATGTGGTGGTTCTTGATAAGGGAGGGGAAATCAGAGTTGAAAAGGCGGTCAGTATTTGA
- the rplU gene encoding 50S ribosomal protein L21 produces MELAIIKTGGKQYLVKEGDILLIEKIIKEPGEKFLFEEVLAVFDSEKDGLVVGKPYLKGFKIEAKVLDQEKGEKIYVVKYKPKVRYHKKTGHRQLYTRVKILGIKKD; encoded by the coding sequence ATGGAATTAGCAATTATAAAAACAGGAGGAAAACAATATCTAGTAAAAGAAGGAGATATTCTTTTAATAGAAAAAATTATCAAGGAACCAGGAGAAAAATTTTTATTTGAAGAAGTTCTTGCGGTTTTTGATTCAGAAAAAGACGGTCTTGTCGTCGGTAAACCTTATCTCAAGGGTTTCAAAATTGAAGCCAAAGTTTTAGATCAGGAAAAAGGAGAAAAGATTTACGTAGTCAAATATAAACCAAAAGTTCGTTATCATAAAAAAACTGGCCATCGCCAGTTGTATACGAGAGTTAAAATTCTTGGTATTAAAAAAGATTAA
- the ruvA gene encoding Holliday junction branch migration protein RuvA, with amino-acid sequence MIYSLEGKIIEKGTDYIAIEINGISYQVFVTDFFLEKIETDQTLKLFTYLHLRENLVMLFGFENCQEREYFKKLNDISGIGPKSAINVLSMIKIKDLEQAILEENLAILTKVSGIGRKTAERIILELKGKIGKMTQTTSNDDGVIIDALISMGYTISQARLAVRKISPEITKTEKRIKEALKALSRTPV; translated from the coding sequence ATGATTTACTCCTTGGAAGGAAAAATTATTGAAAAAGGAACTGACTATATTGCCATTGAAATAAACGGCATATCTTATCAGGTATTCGTGACTGATTTTTTCTTGGAAAAAATTGAAACCGATCAAACCTTGAAGCTGTTCACTTATTTGCATTTGAGAGAAAATTTAGTCATGCTTTTCGGTTTTGAAAACTGCCAAGAACGTGAATATTTCAAAAAACTCAACGATATCTCCGGAATCGGACCGAAATCAGCCATTAATGTTCTGTCAATGATAAAAATTAAAGATCTGGAACAGGCTATTTTGGAAGAAAATTTGGCCATTTTAACCAAGGTTTCCGGAATCGGCAGAAAAACCGCGGAAAGAATTATTCTTGAGTTAAAAGGTAAAATCGGAAAAATGACTCAGACAACTTCCAATGATGACGGTGTCATTATTGACGCCTTGATTTCCATGGGTTATACCATTTCACAAGCGCGTTTGGCTGTCAGAAAAATTTCTCCGGAAATAACAAAAACGGAAAAAAGAATCAAAGAAGCTTTAAAAGCGTTAAGCCGCACTCCGGTTTAA
- the rpsT gene encoding 30S ribosomal protein S20 — MPIKRSAFKAVRQTKKRTLHNKKIQANVHWIKHQLTKFMALKDKEKSKEFYLKLQKALDKAVQKNILKKNTVSRYKSRLSQKVNAMK, encoded by the coding sequence ATGCCTATTAAAAGATCAGCTTTCAAAGCCGTTCGACAAACAAAAAAACGCACACTCCATAATAAAAAAATTCAAGCAAATGTTCATTGGATTAAACACCAATTGACTAAATTCATGGCCTTGAAAGACAAAGAAAAATCCAAAGAATTTTATTTAAAATTACAAAAAGCCTTGGATAAGGCCGTTCAAAAAAATATTCTCAAAAAAAATACCGTGTCTAGATATAAATCACGGTTAAGTCAAAAGGTGAACGCAATGAAATAG
- the holA gene encoding DNA polymerase III subunit delta, which produces MIIFIYGPDTFRSREKLSSLKQEFTRKKDKENINISVFQINDLTMDELRKATLSKGLFKNQRLIIFQRFLSAKAIAKQEPIIAEMINLLKKIQQDEDNIVIFADEDVKEKNLSLAQKKLYHLLKKEKYIFEFPYLKPAELKKWLKKETEKNKTEIESSAIDLLIELVGADIWTLKNELDKLIALNGDNIIKSTDVQNNVLNFDQQNIWKLVDAIGAKDKKTALNLLTGQIKNGVNIDWLISMLAYQYRLLLKIKFCLLDNPGNHPDQLAKQLSLHPFVFSKGLQQEKKYGLEEIKKTYQQLLKIDLLRKTRPVDSETLLDLLIARN; this is translated from the coding sequence ATGATCATATTTATTTACGGGCCGGATACTTTCAGATCGCGAGAAAAATTATCCTCCCTAAAACAAGAATTTACCCGAAAAAAAGACAAAGAAAACATTAATATTTCTGTTTTTCAGATTAATGATTTGACAATGGATGAATTAAGAAAAGCCACTTTAAGCAAGGGGCTTTTTAAAAATCAAAGGCTTATTATTTTCCAACGCTTTCTTTCCGCCAAGGCTATTGCAAAACAAGAGCCGATTATCGCGGAGATGATCAATTTGCTTAAAAAAATACAGCAAGATGAGGACAATATTGTTATTTTCGCGGATGAAGACGTTAAAGAAAAAAATCTTTCTTTGGCTCAAAAAAAACTATATCATCTGCTTAAAAAAGAAAAATATATTTTTGAATTTCCTTATCTCAAACCGGCTGAATTGAAAAAATGGCTTAAAAAAGAAACAGAAAAAAATAAAACCGAAATAGAAAGCTCTGCCATAGATCTCTTGATTGAATTGGTAGGCGCTGATATTTGGACGCTAAAGAATGAATTGGATAAGCTTATCGCCTTAAACGGAGACAATATTATCAAATCAACTGATGTTCAAAATAATGTTTTAAATTTTGACCAGCAGAATATCTGGAAGCTGGTGGACGCCATTGGCGCCAAAGACAAAAAAACCGCCCTTAATCTTTTGACCGGGCAGATAAAAAACGGGGTTAATATTGACTGGCTTATTTCCATGCTTGCCTATCAATATCGCCTGCTTTTAAAAATAAAGTTCTGTTTATTGGATAATCCCGGCAATCATCCCGACCAATTAGCCAAGCAATTATCGCTTCATCCTTTTGTTTTTTCCAAGGGCTTGCAGCAAGAAAAAAAATACGGCCTGGAGGAAATAAAAAAGACCTATCAACAACTTTTGAAGATAGATCTTCTACGAAAAACTCGTCCTGTTGATTCGGAGACCCTTTTAGATCTCTTGATCGCTAGGAACTAG
- a CDS encoding 5'-3' exonuclease H3TH domain-containing protein, with amino-acid sequence MAIFIIVDANAVLHRAWHALPKLTDPKGRIVNAVYGFTALLLKLIHEQNPSYLAITFDTKAPTFRHLQYKEYKAGRTPQPQEFYDQIPITKEVINALGVQFYAKDGFESDDLIGALDNLKSRQPNLKVLIVTGDRDMFQLIDDTTSVYYFLKGGLSQFQIYDKESVYQHFGIMPDKLIDLKALAGDPSDNIPGVKNVGPKTALKLIKAFDSTENLYRHLKNCQQNKEECKIKKNLAELLIKSEEEVILNKKLLAILKNIDGVDDLEICRFENINFEETEDILKKLGFASLIKRLNSKPEKKNNDQQNKLF; translated from the coding sequence ATGGCAATATTTATCATTGTTGATGCGAATGCGGTTTTACACCGCGCTTGGCACGCTTTACCAAAATTGACCGATCCCAAGGGTCGTATTGTTAATGCCGTTTATGGCTTTACTGCTCTTCTATTAAAATTAATCCACGAACAAAATCCAAGTTATCTTGCCATTACTTTTGACACCAAGGCGCCAACCTTCAGACATTTGCAATATAAAGAATATAAGGCTGGAAGAACTCCTCAGCCGCAAGAATTCTACGACCAAATTCCCATTACCAAAGAAGTAATTAACGCTCTGGGGGTCCAATTTTACGCCAAAGACGGATTTGAATCTGACGATTTAATCGGCGCGCTTGATAATCTAAAATCAAGACAACCAAATCTTAAAGTTTTAATTGTTACTGGCGATCGCGACATGTTTCAATTAATTGATGACACAACCAGTGTCTATTATTTTTTAAAAGGAGGATTAAGCCAATTTCAAATTTACGATAAAGAATCCGTTTATCAACATTTCGGCATTATGCCCGATAAATTGATTGATTTAAAAGCATTGGCTGGCGATCCCTCGGATAACATTCCGGGAGTGAAAAATGTCGGTCCTAAAACCGCCCTAAAACTAATCAAAGCTTTTGATTCCACGGAAAATCTGTATCGCCATCTTAAAAATTGCCAACAAAATAAAGAAGAATGTAAAATCAAAAAAAATCTGGCCGAACTTTTGATTAAAAGCGAAGAAGAAGTTATTTTAAATAAAAAATTACTGGCTATTTTAAAAAATATTGACGGAGTGGACGACCTTGAAATATGCCGTTTTGAAAATATCAATTTTGAAGAGACCGAAGATATACTTAAAAAATTAGGTTTTGCAAGTCTGATTAAAAGATTAAATAGCAAACCTGAGAAAAAAAATAACGACCAACAAAATAAATTGTTTTAA
- a CDS encoding GIY-YIG nuclease family protein, whose product MFYVYILKSIKDKKSYIGYTDDLQRRFQEHNQGLVESTKPRIPFKLVYYEAYSSKKDAKHRENMLKKYSGSCTHLKKRIKNSLIISM is encoded by the coding sequence ATGTTCTACGTATATATTTTAAAAAGTATAAAAGATAAAAAATCATATATTGGCTATACAGACGATTTACAAAGAAGATTTCAAGAGCATAATCAAGGGTTGGTAGAATCCACAAAACCTAGAATTCCCTTCAAATTAGTTTATTATGAAGCATATTCGTCTAAAAAAGACGCCAAACACAGAGAAAATATGCTTAAAAAATATTCAGGATCTTGCACGCATTTAAAAAAAAGAATCAAAAATTCTTTGATAATTTCCATGTGA
- the queA gene encoding tRNA preQ1(34) S-adenosylmethionine ribosyltransferase-isomerase QueA — MNLQEFNYDLPKELIAQKPCQPRDHSRLMILNRKNKSITHDYFYNLGKYLKPTDILVANDSKVIPARIQGKKPTGGKIEILLIRLINAHQWEIMVKGKVSSGLKIIFSKNLNGILEKKLSEQTWQINFNLSKSLFDQTINKLGQTPTPPYIKRLSNLKEYQTIYAASPGSSAAPTAGFHFTEKLINNLKKQKISFEFVTLHVGPGTFLPVREENIKKHKMHAEWAEVSKKTADILNKAKNNQQRIIAVGTTSARTLEAFIKNGQLKSGTKWVDLFIYPGYQFSAQGRSASGEKFIDGLITNFHIPESTLLMLISAFADRDFILTAYQEAIRKKYRFYSFGDAMLII; from the coding sequence ATAAACCTACAAGAATTTAACTACGACTTACCAAAAGAATTAATCGCTCAAAAACCATGTCAGCCCCGAGATCATTCGAGGCTGATGATTTTAAATAGGAAAAATAAAAGCATTACTCACGATTATTTTTATAATTTAGGAAAATATTTAAAACCAACTGATATTTTGGTCGCCAATGATTCAAAAGTTATTCCTGCCAGAATTCAGGGTAAAAAACCGACCGGCGGGAAAATAGAAATTTTATTAATCAGACTCATTAACGCGCATCAATGGGAAATTATGGTTAAAGGCAAAGTCAGTTCGGGCTTAAAAATTATTTTTTCCAAAAATCTTAACGGAATTTTGGAAAAAAAACTTTCCGAGCAAACATGGCAAATCAATTTTAATCTTTCCAAATCTTTGTTTGACCAAACTATCAATAAATTAGGACAAACCCCCACTCCTCCCTATATCAAACGTTTATCAAATCTCAAAGAATATCAAACGATTTATGCCGCTTCTCCCGGTTCATCCGCCGCGCCGACCGCCGGTTTCCATTTTACTGAAAAATTAATCAATAATTTAAAAAAACAAAAAATATCTTTTGAATTTGTAACTCTCCATGTCGGTCCGGGAACCTTTTTGCCGGTCAGAGAAGAAAATATTAAAAAACATAAAATGCATGCCGAATGGGCTGAGGTTTCAAAAAAAACAGCTGATATCTTAAATAAGGCTAAAAATAATCAGCAAAGAATCATTGCTGTCGGAACCACCAGCGCGCGGACTTTGGAGGCTTTTATTAAAAATGGTCAATTAAAATCGGGGACAAAATGGGTTGATCTATTTATTTATCCAGGTTATCAATTTTCGGCCCAAGGCCGATCCGCCTCGGGCGAAAAATTCATTGACGGTTTGATTACCAACTTCCACATACCTGAATCAACTTTATTAATGTTAATTTCCGCCTTCGCTGACCGCGATTTTATCCTAACTGCCTATCAAGAAGCTATCAGAAAAAAATACAGATTTTATTCCTTCGGCGACGCCATGCTGATTATCTAA
- a CDS encoding permease-like cell division protein FtsX yields the protein MRIIKLAFQNFFRNLPLSLTSILIMLLMLFSLSFLSIINILAQETLNSFKDKFDLSVYFKQNVDENQINLFRSELENMVEVKEVHYITPQQALEQFKSKHQDVLTQKSLEELNDNPLSSAITIKLRDPNDYNTVFNVTQKPEFNALIQDQDFYDYQQIMDAFNKFNKKIHYVGWAFSGLFVFIAILVIFNTIKLGIWAQEKEIKIMRLVGATSWFVQGPFLFEGFLYGFIAWILNALIIIPLITYAQPYIKQFFELDFSLLDYLKNNILSFGGGFLLFALIVGILASGAATKKYLKA from the coding sequence ATGCGTATTATAAAATTAGCTTTCCAAAATTTTTTCCGCAATCTTCCTTTATCTTTAACCAGCATTTTGATAATGCTTTTAATGCTTTTTTCTTTAAGTTTTCTTTCCATTATCAATATTTTAGCTCAAGAAACACTGAATTCTTTCAAAGACAAATTTGATTTAAGCGTCTATTTCAAGCAAAATGTTGATGAAAATCAAATTAATTTATTCCGCTCGGAACTGGAAAATATGGTTGAAGTCAAAGAAGTTCATTACATCACTCCGCAACAAGCCTTGGAGCAATTCAAAAGCAAACATCAAGATGTTCTAACCCAAAAATCTTTAGAAGAACTGAATGACAATCCTCTCAGTTCGGCGATAACAATCAAACTTCGCGATCCGAACGATTATAATACCGTATTCAATGTTACTCAAAAACCCGAATTCAACGCCTTGATTCAAGACCAAGATTTTTACGATTATCAACAAATCATGGATGCTTTTAATAAATTCAATAAAAAAATCCATTATGTCGGCTGGGCCTTTAGCGGACTTTTTGTTTTTATCGCCATTTTGGTGATATTCAATACGATCAAGCTCGGCATTTGGGCGCAAGAAAAAGAAATTAAAATAATGCGGCTGGTGGGCGCCACTTCTTGGTTTGTTCAAGGACCATTTTTGTTTGAAGGTTTTCTTTATGGTTTTATCGCTTGGATTTTAAATGCCTTGATTATTATTCCCCTTATTACTTATGCCCAACCTTATATCAAGCAATTTTTTGAATTGGATTTCAGTTTGCTTGATTATTTAAAGAATAATATTTTAAGTTTTGGCGGCGGATTTTTATTATTTGCTTTGATTGTCGGTATTCTCGCTTCCGGCGCAGCAACTAAAAAATATCTGAAGGCGTAA
- the aspS gene encoding aspartate--tRNA ligase → MKRTWIKDTINNVGQEIKLCGWVNTRRNMGQMVFIDLRDRSGLAQIVFIPKELDETSQEAAKKIRPEFVVEIEGIVNARPKNQVNPNLATGTVEILAKKLTILSEAKTPPFEIDNETLKANEELRLKYRYLDLRHERMRNNLILRSQVTNFFREYLNKNDFLEIDTPILTKGTPEGAREYIIPSRLYPGSFYVLPQSPQQFKQLLMVAGVDRYFQLARCFRDEDTRGDRQPEFTQLDIEMSFIDEEDILSLIEKMMIDLIEKILPAKKITTKPFPRLTYAEAMEKYKTDKPDLRLAHRSLGEGGNDKNDPDELAFCWVVDMPLFEYSEIEKKFVSCHHPFTHPKDEDLNTFEKEPLKARAKAYDLALNGTEIFGGSIRIHQPDLQNKIFKILGIESSEIERRFGHILEAFQYGAPPHGGIALGLDRLIMILTNEPNIREVIPFPKTADAKDLMMGAPTPLNKKSLQENHLEITK, encoded by the coding sequence ATGAAAAGAACATGGATAAAAGATACAATTAATAATGTTGGACAAGAAATCAAGCTTTGCGGCTGGGTTAATACCCGCCGGAATATGGGTCAAATGGTTTTTATCGACTTGCGCGACCGTTCCGGATTGGCCCAAATTGTTTTTATTCCAAAAGAGCTGGATGAAACTTCCCAAGAAGCGGCAAAAAAAATCCGCCCTGAATTTGTGGTGGAAATTGAAGGAATAGTAAATGCCCGGCCGAAAAATCAAGTTAATCCTAATTTAGCAACCGGCACTGTGGAAATTTTGGCCAAAAAATTAACCATTCTTTCCGAAGCAAAAACACCGCCTTTTGAAATTGACAATGAAACCTTAAAAGCCAACGAAGAATTGCGGCTTAAATACCGCTATCTTGATTTGCGCCATGAAAGAATGAGAAACAATCTGATTCTCCGCAGCCAAGTCACAAATTTTTTCCGCGAATATTTGAATAAAAATGATTTTTTGGAAATAGACACGCCGATTCTGACAAAAGGAACTCCGGAAGGAGCCCGCGAATATATTATTCCTTCCAGATTATATCCGGGAAGTTTTTACGTTTTACCGCAATCTCCTCAACAATTCAAGCAACTTTTGATGGTTGCCGGCGTAGACCGTTATTTCCAGCTTGCCCGCTGTTTTCGCGATGAAGACACTCGCGGCGATCGTCAACCTGAATTCACTCAGCTTGACATTGAAATGAGTTTTATTGACGAAGAAGATATTTTATCTCTGATTGAAAAAATGATGATTGATTTGATTGAAAAAATATTACCCGCGAAAAAAATAACCACCAAACCTTTTCCCCGCCTGACTTATGCCGAAGCAATGGAAAAATATAAAACTGATAAGCCTGATTTAAGACTTGCCCACCGAAGCCTTGGCGAAGGCGGGAATGATAAAAATGATCCTGATGAACTGGCTTTTTGCTGGGTTGTTGATATGCCTCTTTTTGAATATTCAGAAATAGAGAAAAAATTTGTTTCCTGCCATCACCCTTTCACTCATCCTAAAGATGAAGATTTAAATACTTTTGAAAAAGAACCATTGAAAGCCAGAGCCAAGGCTTATGACCTTGCCTTAAACGGCACGGAAATTTTTGGCGGCAGCATCAGAATTCATCAACCTGATTTACAAAATAAAATTTTCAAAATTCTCGGCATTGAATCAAGCGAAATTGAACGCCGATTCGGCCATATCTTGGAAGCTTTTCAATATGGCGCCCCTCCTCACGGCGGAATTGCCTTAGGTCTTGATAGATTGATAATGATTTTAACGAATGAACCGAATATTCGCGAAGTTATTCCTTTTCCAAAAACAGCCGACGCCAAAGATTTAATGATGGGCGCGCCTACGCCATTGAATAAAAAAAGTCTTCAAGAAAATCATCTTGAAATTACCAAATAG